Proteins encoded in a region of the Cydia splendana chromosome 19, ilCydSple1.2, whole genome shotgun sequence genome:
- the LOC134799757 gene encoding uncharacterized protein LOC134799757 isoform X2, with the protein MSLKAYEDACIRAELFGQPKPDKDEFLEKHKHLDIVEFEEVDIKTTISENTAMLDENIQQTGSGLNELNSILNSTQTKINRLKGVCGSLTNFFRVKLSAKDNLSYSSEQSYVGQTNYDKDSVPARTELGSINQDLGPGDNEMTPRAGNSQDGGNLNNALDDLKTMQKNDSTAAAFKEAGAMVKGLFSRETLR; encoded by the exons ATGTCGTTAAAGGCATATGAAGATGCATGTATTCGGGCGGAACTGTTTGGGCAACCCAAGCCTGACAAAGACGAGTTTTTGGAAAAACATAAACACTTGGATATAGTGGAATTTGAAGAAGTGGATATCAAGACTACTATCAGTGAG aatacgGCTATGCTAGATGAAAATATCCAGCAAACTGGTAGTGGTCTCAACGAGTTAAATTCTATTTTAAATTCTACGCAAACGAAAATTAATCGACTGAAG GGCGTCTGCGGTAGCTTAACAAATTTCTTCCGCGTTAAACTATCAGCAAAAGACAACTTATCTTACTCCAGCGAACAGAGTTACGTCGGCCAAACAAACTACGACAAAGATTCTGTCCCAGCCAGGACTGAACTTGGCTCTATAAACCAAGACCTTGGTCCCGGTGACAACGAGATGACGCCGCGCGCGGGAAATTCACAAGATGGCGGCAATTTGAACAACGCGTTAGACGATTTGAAAACTATGCAGAAAAACGACTCCACGGCCGCGGCTTTTAAGGAAGCGG GAGCTATGGTGAAGGGCCTGTTCAGCCGAGAGACCCTACGATGA
- the LOC134799757 gene encoding uncharacterized protein LOC134799757 isoform X1 → MSLKAYEDACIRAELFGQPKPDKDEFLEKHKHLDIVEFEEVDIKTTISENTAMLDENIQQTGSGLNELNSILNSTQTKINRLKGVCGSLTNFFRVKLSAKDNLSYSSEQSYVGQTNYDKDSVPARTELGSINQDLGPGDNEMTPRAGNSQDGGNLNNALDDLKTMQKNDSTAAAFKEAGEKMTGQTNKLENLLEKAVRAQGSMSHQNKQMRSFLR, encoded by the exons ATGTCGTTAAAGGCATATGAAGATGCATGTATTCGGGCGGAACTGTTTGGGCAACCCAAGCCTGACAAAGACGAGTTTTTGGAAAAACATAAACACTTGGATATAGTGGAATTTGAAGAAGTGGATATCAAGACTACTATCAGTGAG aatacgGCTATGCTAGATGAAAATATCCAGCAAACTGGTAGTGGTCTCAACGAGTTAAATTCTATTTTAAATTCTACGCAAACGAAAATTAATCGACTGAAG GGCGTCTGCGGTAGCTTAACAAATTTCTTCCGCGTTAAACTATCAGCAAAAGACAACTTATCTTACTCCAGCGAACAGAGTTACGTCGGCCAAACAAACTACGACAAAGATTCTGTCCCAGCCAGGACTGAACTTGGCTCTATAAACCAAGACCTTGGTCCCGGTGACAACGAGATGACGCCGCGCGCGGGAAATTCACAAGATGGCGGCAATTTGAACAACGCGTTAGACGATTTGAAAACTATGCAGAAAAACGACTCCACGGCCGCGGCTTTTAAGGAAGCGGGTGAGAAAATGACGGGTCAAACTAACAAACTTGAGAATTTACTTGAAAAAGCTGTAAGAGCACAGGGCTCTATGTCTCATCAGAATAAGCAAATGAGGTCGTTTCTACGATAG
- the LOC134799899 gene encoding aldo-keto reductase AKR2E4-like — translation MWFAILLCFGIQTIMAGKAPIIELNDGNKIPVVALGTGRGTAADAPIDEVRQAVLWAIEEGYRHIDTAAIYEDEPQVGQGIADAIAKGLVKREDLFVTTKLWNDRHAQDQVVPALRESLKRLCLDYVDLYLIHFPIALNADGSPSNVDYVETWKGMEEAKKLGLAKSIGVSNFNSSQVDRLFANSQVKPAVNQVEVNPTLTQEPLVSHCQKLGVAVMAYSPFGFLVSRKTEDSPPPRSDDPTLVAIANKYGKSTSQVVLRYLLDRGLIIIPKSTNQKRLAQNLDLFDFKLTAEEVAAIGQFNKNVRVIDPKTWKDYPNYPFERD, via the exons ACCATAATGGCGGGTAAGGCCCCTATCATCGAACTAAACGACGGGAATAAGATTCCAGTCGTGGCTCTTGGCACCGGCAGAGGTACCGCGGCAGAT GCTCCAATCGACGAAGTTCGTCAAGCAGTGCTCTGGGCTATCGAAGAGGGCTATCGCCACATTGACACTGCTGCCATCTATGAGGACGAGCCGCAAGTAGGACAAGGCATCGCCGACGCCATCGCCAAAGGCTTGGTCAAGAGGGAAGATTTGTTCGTAACCACTAAG CTATGGAACGACAGGCACGCCCAGGACCAAGTGGTGCCGGCGCTTCGGGAGTCCCTCAAGAGACTCTGCTTGGACTACGTCGACCTCTActtgatccacttcccgataGCACTGAAT GCTGACGGGTCGCCCTCGAACGTCGACTACGTAGAAACGTGGAAGGGCATGGAGGAGGCCAAAAAGCTGGGTCTCGCCAAGTCCATTGGGGTGTCCAACTTCAACAGCTCTCAAGTGGATAGACTGTTCGCGAACAGTCAGGTCAAACCTGCTGTCAATCAAGTAGAG GTGAACCCAACTCTAACGCAGGAGCCCCTAGTGTCCCACTGTCAGAAACTAGGTGTGGCCGTGATGGCATACAGCCCGTTCGGATTCCTCGTCTCCCGTAAAACTGAGGACTCCCCTCCACCCCGCAGCGACGATCCTACACTCGTCGCCATTGCAAATAAATACGGGAAGAGTACCAGTCAAGTTGTGCTGCGGTATCTG CTCGACCGAGGTCTAATCATCATCCCCAAGTCCACGAACCAGAAGCGGCTGGCGCAGAACCTGGACCTGTTCGACTTCAAGCTGACCGCTGAGGAGGTGGCCGCCATAGGACAGTTCAACAAAAACGTTAGGGTCATCGACCCGAAGACCTGGAAGGATTATCCTAACTACCCTTTTGAGAGGGATTAA